Proteins encoded within one genomic window of Dermatophilus congolensis:
- a CDS encoding class I SAM-dependent methyltransferase produces MTAPTNDYEPSAWDNIIAQNPNHSIWYRDRWRTMSANGEDIFGEARLIDAMATRGCRILDAGCGSGRVGGYLAQQGHTVVGVDGDPVLIEAARQDYPQATWITENLAALDLPAHEITDPFDLIVCAGNVMTFLAPSTRQRVLTRLAAHLTPAGRAVIGFGAGRGYEFDEFFHDAAQAGLTPSLNLATWDLQPYENGNFLVAVLRRS; encoded by the coding sequence ATGACCGCGCCCACCAACGACTACGAACCCAGCGCCTGGGACAACATCATCGCCCAGAACCCCAACCACTCCATCTGGTACCGCGACCGTTGGCGCACCATGAGCGCCAACGGTGAAGACATCTTCGGCGAAGCCCGACTCATCGACGCCATGGCCACCCGTGGCTGCCGAATCCTGGACGCCGGATGTGGCAGCGGACGCGTCGGAGGCTACCTCGCCCAACAAGGGCACACCGTAGTGGGCGTCGACGGCGACCCTGTCCTCATCGAGGCAGCACGCCAGGATTACCCCCAAGCCACCTGGATCACCGAAAACCTCGCAGCCCTCGACCTGCCCGCACATGAGATCACCGACCCATTCGACCTGATCGTGTGCGCTGGCAACGTCATGACCTTCCTGGCCCCCAGCACTCGCCAACGCGTACTCACCCGCTTGGCAGCACACCTGACACCCGCTGGACGAGCGGTCATCGGATTCGGCGCAGGACGCGGATACGAATTCGACGAATTCTTCCACGACGCAGCCCAAGCAGGACTGACTCCATCCCTGAACCTGGCCACCTGGGATCTCCAACCGTACGAAAACGGAAACTTCCTCGTGGCAGTACTACGCCGCTCCTAA
- the metB gene encoding cystathionine gamma-synthase, protein MRGRTHMHDISPITRAIRTGIAEDPNHGAVIPPLYLSTTYTFEDFNTKRIHDYSRDTNPTRDILIRALATLEEGVGGVTTSSGMGAITTLLFMLTNSEDHILVPADCYGGTWRLFESLAERGHFTCTTVDFTDINAVRAALQAHPTALVWIETPSNPTMRITDIAAVAAAAHEAGAVVVADNTFLTPLQQRPLSLGADYVMHSTTKYINGHSDVIGGAIIASTQQGADNLRFWANNLGTSGSAYDSHMIMRGLRSIGPRIAAHRTNAQAIAEALQAHPAVERVYYPGLPDHPGHDLASRQQDGFGAIVSFDLCGGLTAVKAFLDGLQLFTFAESLGGTESLIEHPTTMSHATMTEQARQAAGITEAMLRLAVGIEDTQDLLTDITMALDRAHRA, encoded by the coding sequence ATGAGAGGCCGCACGCACATGCACGACATCTCACCGATCACCCGCGCCATCCGCACCGGTATCGCCGAAGACCCCAACCACGGCGCCGTTATCCCACCCCTATACCTCAGCACCACATACACATTCGAAGACTTCAACACCAAACGAATCCACGATTACAGTCGCGACACCAACCCCACCCGCGACATTCTCATCCGAGCCTTGGCCACCCTGGAAGAAGGCGTAGGCGGTGTCACCACTTCTTCGGGAATGGGCGCCATCACCACCCTTTTATTCATGCTGACCAACAGCGAGGACCACATTCTCGTCCCCGCTGATTGTTACGGCGGAACATGGCGACTCTTCGAATCTCTTGCCGAACGCGGCCACTTCACGTGTACCACCGTCGACTTCACTGACATCAACGCAGTGCGCGCTGCTCTCCAGGCCCACCCAACTGCACTTGTGTGGATCGAAACCCCTTCTAACCCCACCATGCGCATCACAGATATCGCTGCCGTCGCCGCAGCAGCCCATGAAGCAGGTGCTGTCGTCGTCGCTGACAACACCTTTCTCACACCACTGCAACAGCGACCCCTGAGCCTGGGTGCTGACTACGTCATGCACTCCACCACCAAGTACATCAACGGACACAGCGACGTTATCGGGGGAGCCATCATCGCTTCCACCCAACAAGGCGCAGACAACCTACGCTTCTGGGCCAATAACCTCGGAACCTCCGGCAGCGCCTACGACAGCCACATGATCATGCGCGGACTACGCAGCATCGGTCCCCGTATTGCTGCACACCGCACAAACGCCCAAGCAATCGCCGAAGCACTCCAAGCTCACCCCGCAGTGGAACGTGTCTACTACCCAGGCCTGCCCGACCACCCTGGACACGATCTAGCATCCCGCCAACAAGACGGTTTCGGCGCCATCGTCAGCTTTGATTTGTGCGGTGGCCTCACCGCAGTCAAAGCCTTCTTAGACGGCCTCCAACTGTTCACTTTCGCCGAATCGCTTGGCGGAACCGAGTCCCTCATCGAACATCCCACCACCATGAGCCACGCAACCATGACCGAACAGGCACGCCAAGCCGCAGGAATCACCGAAGCAATGCTGCGCCTGGCTGTTGGGATCGAAGACACCCAGGACCTGCTGACAGATATCACCATGGCACTCGATCGTGCCCATCGGGCCTGA
- a CDS encoding hemolysin family protein, whose translation MMNEGAALAIMLVFLVFNAIFVAAEFALVSVRRDQLEPLVHEGKWSARITMKVVKDVNVAIAGTQLGITASSLAIGAVGEPALHHLMAAPFAFMGAPAWLVGPAALVLSLVIVIYLHMVLAEMVPKNIALAGPLRASLVLGPFMYFFDFLAQPFLWLMNATANVALKLMRVEPKNEVTAAFDRDQVRSFIEESGREGVLDEDETALLAHALDFETGVASDVALPADSLRTVPDSVSILELEQLAAQTGFSRFPVVGGKGMYIGYVHVKDVLGAPDASQPAVPRYLSPLPSIPADMGLREVVRRMQRSQVHLAVLTGEEGVPAGSQGAVIALEDVLEELVGDVREAIAVPEAASAGRAPQQNV comes from the coding sequence ATGATGAACGAAGGTGCCGCGCTGGCGATCATGCTGGTGTTTCTCGTGTTTAACGCGATCTTTGTGGCTGCAGAGTTTGCACTGGTTTCAGTTCGCCGTGACCAGCTAGAGCCATTAGTGCACGAAGGTAAATGGTCGGCGCGAATCACCATGAAGGTGGTTAAAGACGTCAACGTCGCTATTGCTGGTACCCAGTTGGGTATTACAGCCTCGTCGTTGGCAATTGGTGCAGTAGGTGAACCTGCATTGCATCACCTCATGGCGGCTCCGTTTGCGTTCATGGGTGCGCCAGCGTGGCTGGTAGGACCGGCAGCGTTGGTGTTGTCTTTGGTCATCGTTATCTACCTGCACATGGTGTTGGCAGAGATGGTCCCTAAGAACATTGCATTGGCGGGGCCTTTGAGGGCCTCGTTGGTGCTGGGGCCGTTCATGTACTTTTTTGACTTCCTCGCTCAACCGTTTTTGTGGTTGATGAATGCGACGGCGAATGTGGCGCTGAAACTAATGCGGGTAGAGCCTAAGAATGAGGTGACGGCGGCTTTCGATCGGGATCAGGTGCGGTCTTTCATTGAAGAGTCAGGGCGCGAAGGTGTTCTGGATGAAGATGAGACGGCGCTGTTGGCGCATGCCCTTGACTTCGAAACGGGCGTGGCTTCGGATGTGGCATTGCCTGCTGACTCGTTGAGGACAGTTCCGGATTCGGTGTCGATTTTAGAGCTGGAGCAGTTAGCTGCCCAGACAGGATTCAGTCGCTTCCCGGTGGTGGGAGGCAAGGGCATGTACATCGGTTACGTGCACGTCAAAGATGTATTGGGCGCCCCGGACGCCTCGCAGCCAGCAGTGCCGCGGTACCTGAGTCCGTTGCCCTCGATTCCAGCGGACATGGGGTTGCGCGAGGTAGTCAGGCGTATGCAGCGTAGTCAAGTGCATTTGGCGGTGCTGACCGGGGAGGAGGGGGTTCCGGCGGGTTCTCAGGGCGCGGTCATTGCGTTGGAGGACGTGTTGGAAGAGCTGGTTGGTGATGTGCGAGAGGCGATTGCGGTGCCTGAGGCTGCATCGGCGGGGCGTGCGCCGCAACAGAATGTGTAA
- a CDS encoding PspC domain-containing protein, translating into MQSVRRSLYKMGLVRDTDRGWLGGVCAGLAGKFGMDVKLMRVLVFAGMVVVPGSPAVLYPIMWVCMPRQDWRPGVAGRDSMPVIGYSPQDYVPPRR; encoded by the coding sequence GTGCAAAGTGTGCGTAGGTCGCTATACAAGATGGGTTTGGTCCGCGACACGGACCGTGGCTGGTTGGGTGGAGTGTGTGCTGGCCTGGCTGGCAAGTTCGGTATGGACGTGAAATTGATGCGGGTGTTGGTGTTTGCGGGCATGGTGGTGGTGCCAGGAAGCCCAGCAGTTCTGTATCCGATTATGTGGGTTTGTATGCCACGCCAGGACTGGCGTCCTGGCGTGGCGGGCCGGGATTCGATGCCGGTTATTGGCTACAGTCCCCAGGACTATGTGCCACCTCGCCGTTGA
- the argS gene encoding arginine--tRNA ligase has product MSTPLDVITPKVSAAISAALGDEYAGADPVLRPSQYADIQINAALALAKKAGKKPRDVAEAIVANLDLANETSNIEVSGPGFINLTFSDEWLATLVTELAHDERLGIPAQESTNIPIDYSAPNVAKEMHVGHLRTTVVGDCLARTLEKLGHNVIRQNHIGDWGTPFGMLIEHLLEVGLESEEAALLKNNPNAFYQAARAKFDGNAEFATRSRSRVVKLQAGDPQTLELWENLIELSKAYFNRIYTALDVTLTDDDLAGESTYNDELPDVCHQLETSGIAVVDDGALCVFLEEFTGREGKPVPLIIRKSDGGYGYATTDLATIRHRVRDLKASRILYVIGAPQALHLNMMFATAAKAGWLPEDVEATHIKIGNVLGEDRKILRTRSGAPQRLMDLLNESVAKAKRHIDSARPELPEEERAEIARQIGIGAVKYADLSVAHDSEYVFDLDRMLNLTGNTGPYLQYAATRLRSIFRSADEAGIAVADTIGLQQSHERALALHLLEFGSTVAAVGDLCEPHRLAAYLFDLAQLFSAFYENCPVLGAEDEDIRASRLALCKVTLEVLITGLDLLGIRAPERM; this is encoded by the coding sequence ATCCAAATCAACGCCGCTCTCGCACTAGCCAAAAAAGCAGGTAAGAAGCCCCGCGACGTCGCCGAAGCCATCGTCGCCAACCTCGACCTGGCTAACGAAACAAGCAACATCGAAGTCAGCGGCCCCGGATTCATCAACCTGACCTTCTCCGACGAATGGCTCGCCACCCTCGTCACCGAACTCGCCCACGACGAACGCCTTGGCATTCCCGCCCAAGAATCCACCAACATCCCGATCGACTACTCCGCCCCCAACGTCGCCAAAGAAATGCACGTCGGGCACCTACGCACCACCGTCGTCGGTGACTGCCTTGCCCGCACCCTGGAAAAACTTGGGCATAACGTCATCCGCCAAAACCACATTGGCGACTGGGGAACACCCTTCGGCATGCTCATTGAGCACCTGCTCGAAGTCGGTCTCGAATCCGAAGAAGCAGCACTGCTCAAGAACAACCCCAATGCCTTCTACCAAGCCGCCCGCGCCAAATTCGACGGCAACGCTGAATTCGCCACCCGCTCGCGCAGTCGCGTCGTCAAACTGCAAGCCGGAGACCCCCAGACCCTCGAGCTGTGGGAAAACCTCATCGAACTATCCAAGGCCTACTTCAACCGCATCTACACCGCCCTGGATGTCACTCTCACCGACGATGACCTCGCCGGTGAATCCACCTACAACGACGAACTACCTGACGTCTGCCACCAACTCGAAACCAGCGGCATCGCAGTCGTTGACGACGGCGCCCTGTGCGTCTTCCTCGAAGAATTCACCGGCCGCGAAGGAAAACCCGTACCACTAATCATCCGCAAATCCGACGGCGGATACGGCTACGCAACCACCGACCTAGCCACCATTCGCCACCGCGTCCGCGACCTCAAAGCCAGCAGAATCCTCTACGTCATCGGCGCACCCCAAGCACTCCATCTCAACATGATGTTCGCCACCGCCGCTAAAGCTGGCTGGCTGCCCGAAGATGTCGAAGCCACCCACATTAAGATCGGTAACGTGCTCGGCGAAGATCGCAAGATCCTGCGCACCCGCTCTGGGGCCCCTCAGCGCCTCATGGACCTTCTCAACGAATCCGTTGCCAAAGCTAAACGCCACATCGACTCCGCCCGTCCCGAACTTCCCGAAGAAGAACGCGCGGAAATCGCCCGGCAAATCGGCATCGGCGCCGTCAAATACGCAGACCTCTCCGTCGCCCACGACTCCGAGTACGTATTCGACCTCGACCGCATGCTCAACCTCACCGGCAACACCGGGCCCTACCTGCAATACGCCGCTACCCGTCTGCGCTCCATCTTCCGCTCCGCTGACGAAGCCGGAATCGCCGTGGCAGACACCATCGGCCTACAACAATCCCACGAACGCGCCCTAGCGCTACACCTGCTCGAATTCGGTAGCACCGTCGCCGCAGTCGGGGATCTATGCGAACCCCACCGGCTCGCGGCCTACCTGTTCGACCTGGCCCAACTCTTCAGCGCCTTCTACGAAAACTGCCCCGTCCTGGGCGCTGAGGACGAAGACATCCGCGCATCCCGCCTAGCCCTGTGCAAAGTAACCCTCGAGGTACTCATCACCGGCCTAGACCTCCTGGGCATCCGCGCACCCGAACGCATGTGA
- a CDS encoding UTP--glucose-1-phosphate uridylyltransferase — MTAITPPGLQHARQKMQDAGASPAAIATFESYYHQLASGSTGLIPEESITPIRELPTLAERSSDPEADAAALKKTVIIKLNGGLGTSMGLDKAKTLLPVREGMNFLDIIVDQITKARATYAAPLPLLFMNSFNTQTDTLQALKKYPHLAVEDLPIDFLQSQEPKLHANTLEPVSWPTDPALEWCPPGHGDLYPSLLDTGILEQLIEAGYEYANVSNADNLGAAPNAQLAGWFASTGSAFAMEVCKRTPMDRKGGHLAQRLSDNRLVLREVAQTLPEDLDDFQDITKHAYFNTNTLWLHLPALLRTLQHKNGAIGLPMITNRKTVDPKDATTTPVIQIESAMGAAIEIFDDATAIEVPRSRFLPVKTTNELLLIRSDVYHRDAHGHLVMTANTAPTITLDPNHYKKIADFEARFPAGPPSLRQAESLTIEGDWTFENDIVITGTTTLTATEHDGARTVPAGTHLP; from the coding sequence ATGACAGCGATCACGCCTCCCGGACTACAGCACGCACGCCAAAAAATGCAGGACGCCGGAGCTAGCCCCGCAGCGATCGCCACATTCGAGTCCTACTACCATCAACTCGCTTCCGGCAGCACCGGACTCATCCCCGAAGAGAGCATCACCCCTATCCGGGAACTGCCCACCCTCGCCGAAAGAAGCAGCGACCCCGAAGCCGACGCCGCCGCCCTGAAAAAAACCGTCATCATCAAACTCAACGGCGGCCTAGGCACCTCCATGGGCCTAGACAAAGCCAAAACACTGCTGCCTGTGCGCGAGGGCATGAACTTCCTCGACATCATCGTCGACCAAATCACCAAAGCCCGCGCAACCTACGCAGCCCCCCTCCCCCTGCTGTTCATGAACAGCTTCAACACCCAAACCGACACCCTCCAAGCCCTGAAAAAATACCCTCACCTAGCCGTCGAAGACCTACCTATTGACTTCCTGCAATCCCAAGAACCCAAGCTCCACGCCAACACCCTTGAACCAGTCAGCTGGCCCACCGACCCCGCCCTCGAATGGTGCCCACCTGGCCACGGCGACCTCTACCCCTCGCTGCTAGACACCGGCATCCTCGAACAACTCATCGAAGCCGGATACGAATACGCCAACGTCTCCAACGCAGACAACCTCGGAGCCGCACCCAATGCCCAACTAGCGGGCTGGTTCGCCTCCACCGGATCAGCCTTTGCCATGGAAGTGTGCAAACGCACCCCAATGGACCGCAAAGGCGGCCACCTCGCCCAACGACTCAGCGACAACCGGCTCGTCCTACGCGAAGTCGCCCAAACCCTGCCCGAAGACCTCGATGACTTCCAAGACATCACCAAGCACGCCTACTTCAACACCAACACCCTCTGGCTCCACCTGCCTGCACTTCTGCGCACCCTCCAACACAAAAACGGCGCCATCGGCCTGCCTATGATCACCAACCGAAAAACGGTCGACCCCAAAGACGCCACCACCACCCCCGTCATCCAAATCGAATCTGCCATGGGCGCAGCCATCGAAATCTTCGACGACGCCACCGCCATCGAAGTCCCCCGATCCCGTTTCCTTCCAGTCAAAACCACCAACGAGCTCCTGCTCATCCGTTCCGACGTCTACCACCGAGACGCACACGGACACCTGGTCATGACCGCCAACACCGCCCCCACCATCACCCTAGACCCCAACCACTACAAGAAAATCGCCGACTTCGAAGCACGCTTCCCCGCCGGACCGCCTTCCCTACGCCAGGCAGAATCCCTCACCATTGAAGGTGACTGGACATTCGAAAACGACATCGTCATCACCGGAACAACCACCCTGACCGCCACAGAACACGACGGAGCTAGAACCGTTCCTGCCGGAACGCATTTGCCATGA
- a CDS encoding glycoside hydrolase family 26 protein, giving the protein MTATSCVVKYRSRWVRVTATIATLLATLIAVSSCSSSGIPDDIDRSPNKNYRYTPRPSGLLWDSGVFGHDPKITGAFEKMRGHKLDVLGVSPTRGSWEEHLSDWWLTEKTIPAGFSGTLNISVQLFPKDGTLEKAAQGAYNEDFKRLGALITTKYPNAYVRPGWEFNIVNWPWKATPSNVGTFKTAFRQASTSLKSGGPDLRIVWNPNEGRGNSLPDATTAWPGDDVVDIVGIDAYDWSPPYDQKGWKEHKTRPQGWDYWGTFARTHGKKFALPEWGVIRGSEESGGDNPQYIHYAYGWMYANRDIMAFDTYFEEPDDYCKCALSINPEAQGAYLAWMPQLTYHAPGSATAATAALPAALSPRREFL; this is encoded by the coding sequence ATGACAGCTACATCGTGCGTCGTTAAATACCGCAGCCGCTGGGTACGCGTAACAGCTACTATCGCAACGCTTCTCGCAACGTTAATTGCAGTCTCTTCGTGTTCCTCTTCTGGAATTCCTGACGATATCGATAGATCACCCAATAAGAACTATCGATACACCCCCAGGCCCAGCGGGCTTCTCTGGGACAGCGGCGTATTTGGGCATGATCCGAAAATCACTGGCGCGTTTGAAAAAATGCGAGGACACAAACTAGATGTGTTGGGCGTGTCCCCTACCCGCGGAAGCTGGGAGGAGCATCTCAGCGACTGGTGGCTCACCGAGAAAACCATTCCTGCCGGTTTCTCCGGAACACTCAACATCTCTGTTCAACTCTTCCCTAAAGACGGGACGTTAGAAAAGGCCGCCCAAGGCGCATACAACGAAGATTTCAAACGACTAGGTGCTTTGATCACCACGAAGTATCCCAATGCATATGTCCGTCCTGGCTGGGAATTCAACATCGTGAATTGGCCTTGGAAAGCAACACCATCCAATGTCGGCACCTTTAAAACAGCTTTTCGGCAGGCCTCAACCTCGCTTAAATCCGGCGGGCCTGACCTTCGGATCGTCTGGAACCCCAATGAAGGTCGCGGAAATTCACTCCCCGATGCAACAACTGCCTGGCCTGGAGACGACGTCGTAGACATCGTCGGTATCGACGCCTACGACTGGTCCCCGCCGTACGACCAGAAAGGGTGGAAAGAACACAAGACACGTCCGCAAGGGTGGGACTACTGGGGCACATTTGCCCGCACGCACGGCAAAAAGTTCGCTCTTCCCGAGTGGGGTGTCATACGGGGATCAGAGGAATCCGGCGGAGATAACCCTCAATACATTCATTACGCATACGGGTGGATGTACGCCAATCGCGACATCATGGCTTTCGATACATACTTCGAAGAGCCCGATGACTACTGCAAATGTGCTCTCTCTATTAACCCTGAGGCGCAAGGGGCCTACCTGGCGTGGATGCCACAACTTACATACCACGCACCGGGGTCAGCAACCGCAGCGACCGCCGCCTTACCTGCTGCTTTATCACCGAGGCGAGAATTTTTATAG
- a CDS encoding SanA/YdcF family protein translates to MKNTTLPKPLVYTLLTTGVTLGGISLAMAGSSLWIYRASQWRVFSTHQLGITTDRPTNEGLHPATVMVLGAQAYPEGRPSPFLAARLDVALQLWNANLAERILVTGDGNSGGLGETTTMANYLREHGIPADKIDHDPIGINTYASMRNAAEAGITQMYVVSQRFHLPRAVALARAAGIDAIGIADDTTNTSAEWAEGEIRELFAGIKAATRTLTDLTMGQIHRR, encoded by the coding sequence ATGAAAAACACCACACTGCCAAAACCCCTCGTCTACACCCTGCTCACCACTGGCGTCACGCTCGGAGGCATCAGCCTCGCCATGGCCGGATCCAGCTTGTGGATCTATCGAGCCTCCCAATGGCGTGTTTTCTCCACCCACCAACTCGGCATCACAACCGACCGCCCCACCAACGAGGGCCTACACCCAGCCACCGTCATGGTTCTCGGCGCCCAGGCCTATCCCGAAGGACGCCCCAGCCCGTTCCTGGCTGCCCGCCTCGATGTTGCTCTACAACTGTGGAACGCCAACCTCGCCGAACGCATCCTCGTCACCGGCGACGGCAACTCCGGGGGCCTAGGCGAAACCACCACCATGGCCAACTACCTACGCGAACACGGAATCCCCGCAGACAAAATCGACCACGACCCCATCGGCATCAACACCTATGCCTCCATGCGTAACGCCGCTGAGGCCGGCATCACCCAGATGTACGTCGTCTCACAACGCTTCCACCTACCTCGCGCTGTAGCCCTAGCCCGCGCCGCCGGCATTGACGCCATCGGCATCGCCGACGACACCACCAACACCTCAGCTGAATGGGCCGAAGGCGAAATCCGTGAACTCTTCGCCGGAATCAAAGCCGCCACGCGCACCCTGACCGACCTCACCATGGGACAGATACACCGCCGATAA
- a CDS encoding hemolysin family protein, whose amino-acid sequence MTSAWFLLGILILLIAANALFVAVEFSYITVDRSRVQKAAAEGDPTAQQVERGLGKLSEQLSGAQLGITACSLITGYVAEPSVGQLLAAALNATALPASVSMAVSVSGAFIIATFAQMAFGELVPKSWAIAEPNRVARLVAYPQAWYMRLFGWLVRFFDRAAERVVRALGMEPASELDQARSPAELTALVQYSGEEGTLDKATAELVARSIEFGDRTAAEVMVPRPRVNFVERETTVEELIALVIESGHSRFPVQGDDVDDIVGIVHYKATLGVPIQMRAQRRVEEFMVAPYVVAETMTLDPLMRELREPGLQAAVVIDEYGGTAGLVTLEDLVEEIVGEIRDEHDQYVRRYRRTNDGGWMISGLLRPDEASAIIGLEIPEGEDTDTMAGLVVEQLDRIPEPGDQTVLEVKDPQRLNDKERAVPAWIRLTVVSLDGHRVDRMIVHRFDEDPRVSELGHGDSSVESQNTANDVEGGA is encoded by the coding sequence ATGACCTCTGCATGGTTCCTCCTCGGTATTTTGATTTTGTTGATTGCTGCGAATGCATTGTTCGTTGCGGTGGAGTTTTCATACATCACCGTTGACCGATCTCGAGTGCAAAAAGCTGCGGCTGAAGGAGATCCGACGGCGCAACAAGTCGAGCGCGGTCTGGGTAAGTTGTCCGAACAGTTGTCGGGAGCTCAGTTAGGTATCACCGCCTGCAGCCTGATTACTGGATATGTGGCTGAGCCTTCTGTGGGGCAGCTTCTGGCTGCTGCCCTGAATGCAACAGCCCTTCCTGCCTCTGTGTCGATGGCTGTATCCGTATCCGGAGCTTTCATCATTGCGACCTTTGCTCAGATGGCTTTCGGGGAACTAGTTCCTAAAAGTTGGGCGATAGCTGAACCAAACCGAGTAGCCCGTTTGGTTGCTTATCCACAGGCTTGGTACATGCGTTTGTTTGGTTGGTTGGTTCGTTTTTTTGATCGAGCCGCCGAACGAGTGGTGCGCGCGTTAGGTATGGAACCGGCAAGCGAATTAGATCAAGCGCGTAGCCCCGCAGAATTGACCGCACTGGTGCAGTATTCAGGGGAAGAAGGCACACTCGATAAAGCCACCGCAGAGCTGGTGGCGCGGTCAATTGAATTCGGTGACCGCACAGCCGCTGAAGTGATGGTTCCGCGTCCGCGTGTGAACTTCGTGGAACGAGAAACCACAGTGGAAGAGTTGATCGCCCTTGTTATCGAATCAGGACACTCCAGATTCCCCGTCCAAGGTGATGACGTCGATGACATTGTGGGAATCGTTCACTACAAAGCCACATTGGGAGTACCCATCCAGATGCGCGCGCAGCGTCGCGTCGAAGAGTTTATGGTTGCGCCGTACGTAGTTGCCGAAACGATGACGTTGGATCCGCTCATGCGTGAGTTGCGTGAGCCTGGGCTGCAAGCAGCAGTCGTGATTGATGAATATGGCGGTACCGCAGGTCTGGTGACCTTGGAAGATCTCGTCGAAGAAATCGTTGGCGAGATCCGAGACGAACACGACCAATATGTGCGCAGATATCGGCGCACCAATGACGGCGGATGGATGATTTCTGGTTTGCTCAGACCAGACGAAGCCTCGGCAATTATTGGCCTAGAAATCCCCGAGGGTGAAGACACCGACACAATGGCTGGGTTGGTAGTGGAGCAGCTGGATCGGATCCCAGAGCCAGGAGACCAGACCGTTCTTGAAGTGAAAGACCCACAACGTCTTAATGACAAAGAACGAGCCGTACCTGCATGGATCAGATTGACGGTGGTGAGCCTGGATGGCCATCGCGTGGATCGGATGATCGTGCACCGCTTCGACGAAGATCCGCGCGTATCTGAGCTTGGTCATGGCGATTCGTCTGTGGAATCCCAGAACACAGCTAACGACGTTGAGGGTGGTGCATGA
- a CDS encoding TerC family protein, producing MDIPAIVWEGTIALIVALLAYDFFFHIRKAHIPTLKEAAIWSALYVGIAIAFGAAVWGIGGAEMGGEWFAGYITEKALSVDNLFVFLIIMSSFKVPRADQQKVLLFGIVFALLARSAFIFVGAAAINAFAAVFYIFGAILIWTAFGMVKSELSGEEEDPAEEADNIIVRIARKTFHTTDYYDGDRMTTMVDGKRHLTPMLLVMVAIGGTDLLFALDSIPAIFGLTQNVFNVFTATAFSLMGLRQLYFLIDGLLDRLIYLSWGLSTILFFIGVKLILHAMHENNLPWINNGEPIHVPEVGIGLSLSVIIGVLAITVIASLLSPKGKAVSLINNTNRHAMTYIDLDNDVDAEYREETYQKMLVEERSLRSIDDRFKHLVEEHKELEKHLAEAHALHAKHG from the coding sequence GTGGATATCCCCGCCATCGTGTGGGAGGGAACGATCGCTCTGATCGTCGCGCTCCTGGCGTATGACTTCTTCTTCCATATCCGGAAGGCACACATACCGACACTCAAAGAAGCCGCGATCTGGTCGGCCCTCTATGTGGGCATCGCCATCGCATTCGGAGCAGCGGTATGGGGAATCGGCGGCGCCGAAATGGGCGGGGAATGGTTCGCCGGATACATCACCGAGAAAGCGTTGAGCGTCGACAACCTCTTCGTCTTCCTCATCATCATGAGCAGCTTCAAGGTGCCCAGGGCAGACCAACAAAAAGTTCTGCTCTTCGGCATCGTCTTCGCGCTCTTGGCCCGCAGCGCATTCATCTTCGTCGGCGCCGCAGCCATCAACGCCTTCGCTGCCGTGTTCTACATCTTCGGCGCCATCCTCATCTGGACCGCATTCGGCATGGTTAAAAGCGAACTCAGCGGTGAAGAAGAAGACCCCGCCGAAGAAGCCGACAACATCATCGTCCGCATCGCACGTAAAACGTTCCACACCACCGATTACTACGACGGCGACCGCATGACCACGATGGTGGACGGAAAACGCCACCTCACCCCCATGCTGCTGGTCATGGTCGCCATCGGTGGCACAGACCTACTCTTCGCTTTGGACTCAATCCCGGCGATCTTCGGCCTGACCCAAAACGTCTTCAACGTTTTCACAGCAACCGCCTTCTCTCTCATGGGCCTGCGCCAGCTTTACTTCCTCATCGATGGGCTCCTGGACCGACTCATCTACCTCAGCTGGGGCCTTTCCACGATCCTGTTCTTCATCGGGGTCAAGCTGATCTTGCACGCCATGCACGAGAACAACCTGCCCTGGATCAACAATGGCGAACCCATCCACGTACCCGAGGTAGGCATCGGCCTATCCCTAAGCGTCATCATCGGTGTTCTAGCGATCACGGTTATCGCTTCCCTCCTGTCCCCCAAAGGCAAAGCGGTCTCCTTGATCAACAACACCAACCGCCACGCCATGACCTACATCGACCTAGACAACGACGTCGACGCCGAATACCGCGAAGAGACCTACCAGAAAATGCTCGTCGAAGAGCGCAGCCTGCGCAGCATCGATGACCGCTTTAAACACCTGGTAGAAGAGCACAAAGAGCTCGAAAAACACCTCGCCGAGGCGCACGCCCTCCACGCCAAGCACGGCTAA